The Cyclobacteriaceae bacterium genome includes a region encoding these proteins:
- a CDS encoding SnoaL-like domain-containing protein has translation MKNLTKIESSARNKQNYLKAKEAFNHKKVDECILFYALHHEVKSKQSEKGRAGIQKFLEGLHQTWPDIQITVEHAVAEDNWVMGRSVATATHSQVVLGVPPTNKKITATFWDLHHFDEDGLIIETWNLMDSLAIMQQIGLLPK, from the coding sequence ATGAAAAACCTCACCAAAATTGAATCATCTGCCAGAAATAAGCAGAACTACCTGAAAGCCAAAGAAGCATTCAACCATAAAAAAGTGGATGAGTGCATTCTCTTCTATGCTCTCCATCACGAAGTCAAATCAAAGCAAAGTGAGAAAGGGCGGGCCGGGATCCAAAAGTTTCTGGAAGGTCTCCATCAAACCTGGCCGGACATTCAGATCACCGTTGAACACGCTGTTGCGGAAGACAATTGGGTAATGGGCAGAAGCGTTGCAACAGCAACCCATTCACAGGTGGTGTTAGGCGTTCCGCCCACCAACAAAAAGATTACAGCCACATTCTGGGACCTGCACCACTTCGACGAAGATGGTTTGATCATTGAAACGTGGAACTTAATGGATAGCTTAGCCATCATGCAGCAGATCGGACTTCTACCTAAGTAA
- a CDS encoding DUF58 domain-containing protein yields MSGSNKSQSVGSGQEFSQYRSYQPGDDLRQLDWKMFGRSERYYIKQAEIETNITVKFMIDASHSMSYGEDGITKLQYAKVMTAALAYLARKQSDTFGLYAVNDKNIKVVQPRFEQQQFIRFLNELVHLKSEGTWNRNGGVEQLFDHHGKEMIIFMTDLYDDSEDLQKFISRLKTPRNEVIVFHLMGKHETEFDFNGSFTFEDLETGVRTKADTVQQQKEYSGRVKEWLQISRGWMLEKQITYNLQMLDEPVETALRNFLTIRKSLIR; encoded by the coding sequence ATGAGCGGAAGTAATAAAAGTCAGTCGGTCGGATCGGGTCAGGAGTTCAGTCAATACAGAAGCTATCAGCCCGGAGATGATCTGCGCCAGCTCGACTGGAAAATGTTTGGACGGTCAGAACGATATTACATCAAGCAGGCCGAGATTGAAACCAATATCACTGTAAAGTTTATGATCGATGCCAGTCACTCCATGTCGTATGGAGAAGATGGCATCACTAAATTGCAATATGCCAAAGTGATGACGGCCGCCCTCGCCTATCTCGCACGTAAGCAAAGCGATACATTCGGATTGTATGCCGTCAATGATAAGAATATAAAAGTTGTACAGCCGCGTTTCGAACAACAGCAGTTCATTCGTTTTTTAAATGAACTGGTTCACCTTAAAAGTGAAGGAACCTGGAACAGGAATGGCGGCGTCGAACAATTGTTTGATCATCACGGAAAAGAGATGATCATCTTCATGACCGATCTTTATGATGACAGTGAAGATCTACAGAAATTTATTTCCAGACTCAAGACACCCCGCAATGAGGTCATCGTTTTCCACCTGATGGGAAAACACGAAACAGAGTTTGACTTTAATGGCTCATTTACATTCGAGGATCTTGAGACCGGAGTCCGTACCAAAGCAGATACCGTTCAGCAGCAAAAGGAATATTCCGGAAGGGTAAAAGAATGGCTTCAGATCTCCAGGGGATGGATGCTGGAAAAACAGATCACCTATAATCTTCAAATGCTGGATGAACCCGTAGAGACTGCTCTGCGGAATTTCCTTACCATTCGTAAAAGCCTCATCCGGTAA
- a CDS encoding MoxR family ATPase, whose product MNENLQATEASVKDLIEKLKELKKEISKVIVGQEEIIDQLLITFLAGGHALLEGVPGLAKTLMIRSLSEAIDLRFRRIQFTPDLMPSDIIGTEILEEDHTTGKRIFKFNKGPIFANIILADEINRTSPKTQSALLEAMQEFEVTYAGTTYPLERPFFILATQNPIEQSGTFPLPEAQLDRFLLYIKVGYPTAEEERSILENTTGRKGSQIKKIIEGSKILEAQKLVRDVHINNDLIDLVSRIVRATRADQSESKYVNEWVRWGAGPRAGQAMILTAKARALLHGNFAVTQEDIHHVAYPVLRHRILMNFKAEAEGVTPHDVTKHLLTTITLRKTL is encoded by the coding sequence ATGAACGAAAATTTACAAGCAACGGAAGCATCCGTAAAAGATCTCATCGAAAAACTGAAAGAGCTGAAGAAAGAGATCAGTAAAGTCATTGTTGGTCAGGAAGAGATCATCGATCAACTCCTCATCACTTTCCTCGCTGGCGGTCATGCCTTACTGGAGGGCGTTCCAGGTCTCGCGAAGACTTTAATGATACGCTCTTTATCAGAAGCGATCGACCTTCGCTTCCGCAGAATTCAGTTCACTCCTGATCTCATGCCTTCCGACATTATCGGAACAGAGATCCTGGAAGAAGATCATACCACCGGAAAACGGATCTTCAAATTCAACAAAGGTCCCATCTTCGCCAACATCATTCTTGCCGATGAGATCAACCGTACTTCCCCCAAAACACAATCGGCATTGCTGGAAGCCATGCAGGAATTTGAGGTTACGTATGCCGGAACAACCTATCCGCTGGAAAGACCTTTCTTCATCCTTGCCACTCAGAATCCTATTGAACAATCCGGAACATTCCCATTACCGGAAGCACAACTGGATCGTTTCCTTCTCTATATCAAAGTAGGATACCCCACCGCAGAAGAAGAAAGATCGATCCTTGAAAATACAACCGGACGCAAAGGCAGTCAGATCAAAAAAATAATCGAAGGCAGCAAAATTCTGGAAGCTCAAAAGCTTGTTCGCGATGTGCATATCAACAATGACCTCATTGATCTCGTAAGTCGCATCGTACGTGCTACCCGCGCTGATCAAAGTGAATCAAAGTATGTAAACGAATGGGTACGCTGGGGTGCCGGTCCGCGCGCAGGACAAGCAATGATCCTCACCGCAAAGGCCAGGGCATTGTTGCATGGAAACTTTGCCGTTACGCAAGAGGACATTCATCACGTTGCGTATCCCGTATTACGCCACCGCATTCTCATGAACTTCAAAGCAGAAGCGGAAGGTGTCACACCGCACGACGTAACAAAGCATCTGCTCACCACGATCACGCTTAGAAAAACTCTCTGA